A stretch of the Azorhizobium caulinodans ORS 571 genome encodes the following:
- a CDS encoding methyl-accepting chemotaxis protein, translating to MHGTFDAALKASLSADTPEKVIDLADHSAAVAAGKARAIQAITGQTRMLALNATIEAARAGDAGRGFAVVAEEVKAVSAEIGRLASDMETELRSALDELRAVGRRMAQDVRGQRLVDLSLNAIEIIDRNLYERTCDVRWWATDAALVNCGDPTPERVAEAERRLGVILSAYTVYLDLWFCTPEGRVVAHGRADRYPNIRGLDVSRESWFREAMDSVSGDDYAVADVNPCPALRGAPVATYAAAVREGGALRGKPIGVLGIHFDWEPQARAVVEGVRLSPDEAERSRVLLVDARGRVIASSDRRGIFTELVNLNARGRTSGIDHTPDSKTIAFHMTPGYETYRGLGWAGVIMQDPLHAGMRHHR from the coding sequence ATGCATGGCACATTCGACGCCGCTCTCAAGGCCAGCCTTTCCGCCGACACTCCGGAGAAGGTGATCGATCTGGCGGATCATTCCGCCGCCGTCGCCGCCGGCAAGGCGCGCGCCATCCAGGCGATCACCGGCCAGACGCGCATGCTCGCGCTCAACGCCACCATCGAGGCAGCCCGAGCCGGGGACGCCGGGCGCGGCTTCGCGGTGGTCGCCGAGGAAGTGAAGGCGGTGAGCGCGGAGATCGGCCGCCTCGCCTCCGACATGGAAACGGAACTGCGCAGCGCGCTCGACGAATTGCGGGCGGTGGGCCGCCGCATGGCGCAGGACGTTCGTGGCCAGCGCCTTGTCGATCTCTCGCTCAATGCCATCGAGATCATCGACCGCAATCTCTATGAGCGCACCTGCGACGTGCGCTGGTGGGCCACCGATGCCGCGCTGGTCAACTGCGGAGATCCCACGCCCGAGCGGGTGGCGGAGGCCGAGCGCCGGCTGGGCGTCATCCTCTCGGCTTACACCGTCTATCTCGACCTGTGGTTCTGCACGCCTGAGGGACGCGTCGTCGCCCACGGCCGGGCGGACCGTTATCCCAATATCCGGGGCCTCGATGTCTCCCGCGAATCCTGGTTCCGGGAAGCCATGGACAGCGTCTCGGGCGATGATTACGCGGTCGCCGACGTGAACCCCTGCCCCGCGCTGCGCGGGGCGCCCGTCGCCACCTATGCCGCGGCGGTGCGCGAGGGCGGCGCGCTGCGCGGAAAGCCGATCGGGGTGCTCGGCATCCATTTCGACTGGGAGCCGCAGGCGCGCGCGGTGGTGGAGGGCGTGCGCCTCTCGCCGGATGAGGCGGAACGCTCGCGCGTGCTGCTGGTGGACGCGCGGGGCCGCGTCATCGCCTCCTCGGACAGGCGGGGCATTTTCACCGAGCTTGTGAACCTCAACGCGCGGGGCCGAACCAGCGGCATCGATCATACGCCCGACAGCAAGACCATCGCCTTCCACATGACGCCGGGCTACGAGACCTATCGCGGGCTCGGCTGGGCCGGCGTCATCATGCAGGATCCCCTGCACGCGGGCATGCGGCACCACCGCTAG
- the grpE gene encoding nucleotide exchange factor GrpE: protein MSDQGGAPGEEHRIYSAEPERAEAEETAAESPVSEKERLEGEVAAFKDKYLRAFAEAENIRRRADREIADAKVYGIASFARDVLNVADDLARALATVDAETKANAEGALKGLIDGIELTERGLLKNLEKHGVRKVEPVGEKFDPNLHQAMFEVPDPSVAAGTVVQVVQSGYVIGDRVLRPALVGVARGGPKAPPAAPSEEAAGQGGAA, encoded by the coding sequence ATGAGCGATCAGGGTGGCGCCCCCGGCGAGGAGCACCGCATCTATTCCGCGGAGCCTGAGCGCGCCGAGGCGGAAGAGACCGCGGCCGAGAGCCCGGTGAGCGAGAAGGAACGCCTCGAGGGCGAGGTGGCGGCCTTCAAGGACAAGTATCTGCGGGCCTTCGCCGAGGCGGAGAACATTCGCCGCCGGGCCGACCGGGAGATTGCCGACGCCAAGGTGTATGGCATCGCCTCCTTCGCCCGCGACGTCCTGAATGTGGCGGACGACCTCGCCCGCGCGCTGGCGACCGTGGATGCCGAGACCAAGGCCAATGCCGAGGGTGCCCTCAAGGGCCTCATCGACGGCATCGAGCTCACCGAGCGCGGCCTGCTGAAGAATCTCGAGAAGCACGGCGTGCGCAAGGTGGAGCCGGTGGGCGAGAAGTTCGACCCCAATCTCCATCAGGCTATGTTCGAGGTGCCGGACCCGTCCGTTGCCGCCGGCACGGTGGTGCAGGTGGTGCAGTCCGGCTATGTGATCGGCGACCGCGTGCTGCGGCCGGCTCTCGTGGGCGTGGCCCGCGGCGGCCCGAAGGCGCCGCCTGCGGCACCGAGCGAGGAAGCGGCCGGACAAGGCGGCGCCGCCTGA
- a CDS encoding alpha-ketoglutarate-dependent dioxygenase AlkB family protein — protein MEIAPDALWWPGRLDRPAQEALVEEVREVLRAAPLFQPAMPRTGKPLSVRMSNCGPLGWVADASGYRYQPFHPETREPWPPMPETLLRLWADFSGSAVPPEACLVNWYAPDARMGLHQDRDEADFSAPVLSVSLGDTAVFRIGGEARTDSTRSIRLESGDVLRLGGRSRLAFHGVDRILPGTSTLLGVEGRINLTLRRVTAP, from the coding sequence ATGGAAATCGCGCCGGACGCGCTCTGGTGGCCCGGCCGCCTCGACCGTCCGGCACAGGAGGCCTTGGTTGAGGAGGTGCGCGAGGTCCTGCGGGCTGCGCCCCTGTTCCAGCCGGCCATGCCCCGGACCGGCAAGCCCCTGTCGGTGCGCATGAGCAATTGCGGGCCATTGGGCTGGGTGGCGGATGCGTCAGGCTATCGCTACCAGCCCTTCCATCCCGAGACACGCGAACCCTGGCCGCCGATGCCCGAGACGCTGCTGCGCCTGTGGGCGGACTTCTCCGGCAGCGCCGTGCCGCCCGAGGCCTGCCTCGTCAACTGGTACGCACCGGACGCCCGCATGGGGCTGCATCAGGACCGCGACGAGGCGGATTTCTCCGCCCCGGTGCTTTCGGTGTCGCTGGGCGACACGGCGGTGTTCCGTATCGGCGGCGAGGCCCGCACCGATTCCACCCGCTCCATCCGCCTCGAATCGGGCGACGTGCTGCGGCTCGGCGGGCGCAGCCGTCTGGCGTTCCACGGCGTGGACCGCATCCTGCCCGGCACGTCCACCCTGCTCGGCGTGGAAGGCCGCATCAACCTCACGCTCCGGCGCGTCACCGCCCCATGA
- the pncA gene encoding bifunctional nicotinamidase/pyrazinamidase, producing the protein MMIHDSDTALILVDLQRDFLPGGALAVADGDAVVPLANGLSRRFSNVILTQDWHPAGHISFASSHAGHMPFNVITLPYGQQVLWPDHCVQGTEGADFAPGLDVPHAQLVIRKGHHAHIDSYSTFYEADHHVTTGLTGYLRARGFRRVVLAGLALDFCVGWSALDAARDGFETFVVEEACRAIDTHGSLHRAREDMARAGVRPLTLTDAGI; encoded by the coding sequence ATGATGATCCATGACAGCGACACCGCCCTCATCCTTGTCGATCTCCAGCGGGACTTCCTGCCCGGCGGGGCGCTCGCGGTTGCCGACGGTGACGCGGTGGTGCCTCTGGCCAACGGGCTCTCCCGGCGCTTCTCGAATGTGATCCTGACGCAGGACTGGCACCCTGCCGGCCACATCTCCTTCGCGTCGAGCCATGCCGGGCACATGCCCTTCAATGTCATCACCCTGCCCTATGGGCAGCAGGTGCTCTGGCCGGATCACTGCGTGCAGGGCACGGAGGGCGCGGACTTCGCGCCGGGCCTCGATGTGCCCCACGCGCAACTGGTGATCCGCAAGGGCCACCACGCGCACATCGACAGCTATTCCACCTTCTATGAAGCGGACCATCACGTCACCACGGGCCTGACAGGATACCTGCGGGCGCGCGGATTCCGCCGCGTGGTGCTGGCCGGTCTCGCCCTCGACTTCTGCGTCGGCTGGTCCGCCCTTGATGCCGCTCGCGACGGCTTCGAGACCTTCGTGGTGGAGGAGGCCTGCCGCGCCATCGATACGCACGGCTCGCTCCACCGGGCGCGGGAGGACATGGCCCGCGCCGGCGTACGCCCACTGACCCTCACCGACGCTGGGATCTGA
- a CDS encoding DUF1236 domain-containing protein, which produces MSFRLPVAAALAAFVFPAAASAQSAVIVTQPQAVLTAPDTVVVLSPEQSTYVQRYVVAHPGPRASFTTTYQPVVGTELPAGVAIQTFTASDDAGFDTGRYGYVLTETNETVLVEPGTRRVIQVLR; this is translated from the coding sequence ATGTCTTTCCGCCTTCCGGTCGCCGCGGCGCTTGCCGCTTTCGTCTTTCCCGCTGCCGCTTCGGCCCAGTCCGCCGTCATCGTGACCCAGCCGCAGGCGGTCTTGACCGCACCGGACACGGTGGTCGTGCTCTCGCCCGAGCAGAGCACCTATGTGCAGCGCTACGTGGTGGCCCATCCCGGCCCGCGCGCCAGCTTCACCACCACCTATCAGCCGGTGGTGGGCACGGAACTGCCCGCAGGCGTCGCCATCCAGACTTTCACGGCCTCCGATGACGCGGGCTTCGACACCGGCCGCTACGGCTATGTGCTCACCGAGACCAATGAGACGGTTCTGGTGGAGCCCGGCACGCGGCGCGTGATCCAGGTCCTGCGCTGA